One window of the Eucalyptus grandis isolate ANBG69807.140 chromosome 8, ASM1654582v1, whole genome shotgun sequence genome contains the following:
- the LOC108954540 gene encoding malate dehydrogenase, glyoxysomal-like isoform X4 has product MQPASKANQHTTRISAHLHPPNFQMEESLGLMHANCQAKGTALGFKVAILGAAGGIGQPLAMLMKINLLISVLHLYDVVNTPGITADISHMDTGAVVRGFLGQQQLEEALVGMDLVIIPAGVPRKPGMTRDDLFNINAGIARTLCEGIVKSCLKAIVNLISNPVNSTVPIAAEVFKRAGTYDPKRLLGVTMLNVVRANTFVAEVLGLDPREVDVPVVGGHAGMMILPLLSQVKPLCSFTPPEIEYLTSRIQNGGTEVVEAKAGADSATLYMAHAAVKFANACLCMLRGDAGD; this is encoded by the exons ATGCAGCCTGCTTCCAAGGCCAACCAACACACCACGAGAATCTCCGCTCACCTTCACCCACCTAATTTCCAG ATGGAGGAGAGCTTGGGGTTAATGCATGCGAATTGCCAGGCAAAGGGCACAGCGCTAGGATTCAAAGTTGCGATCCTGGGAGCGGCTGGAGGGATTGGGCAGCCTCTGGCAATGTTGATGAAGATCAACCTGCTCATCTCTGTTCTTCATCtgtatgatgttgtgaataCTCCTGGCATCACCGCTGATATCAGCCACATGGACACCGGTGCAGTG GTCCGCGGATTTCTGGGACAGCAACAGCTGGAGGAAGCCCTTGTTGGAATGGACCTTGTCATCATCCCTGCTGGAGTTCCTAGGAAACCGGGAATGACAAGAGATGACCTGTTCAACATAAATGCCGGAATCGCCAGAACCCTTTGTGAGGGAATTGTCAAATCTTGCCTGAAAGCTATTGTTAACCTGATTAGCAACCCTGTTAATTCCACTGTTCCCATTGCAGCTGAAGTTTTCAAGAGAGCTGGCACTTATGATCCAAAGAGACTGTTGGGTGTGACCATGCTCAATGTAGTTAGAGCAAATACCTTTGTG GCAGAAGTACTGGGTCTTGATCCTAGAGAAGTCGATGTTCCAGTTGTTGGGGGTCATGCAGGAATGATGATTTTACCTCTTTTATCTCAG GTTAAACCACTTTGTTCTTTCACTCCTCCAGAAATTGAGTACCTGACATCACGCATCCAAAATGGCGGGACAGAAGTTGTTGAG GCTAAAGCTGGAGCTGACTCGGCAACTCTCTATATG GCACATGCTGCTGTGAAGTTTGCCAATGCGTGCCTGTGTATGTTGAGGGGCGATGCTG GTGACTGA
- the LOC108954540 gene encoding malate dehydrogenase, glyoxysomal-like isoform X5, whose product MQPASKANQHTTRISAHLHPPNFQMEESLGLMHANCQAKGTALGFKVAILGAAGGIGQPLAMLMKINLLISVLHLYDVVNTPGITADISHMDTGAVVRGFLGQQQLEEALVGMDLVIIPAGVPRKPGMTRDDLFNINAGIARTLCEGIVKSCLKAIVNLISNPVNSTVPIAAEVFKRAGTYDPKRLLGVTMLNVVRANTFVAEVLGLDPREVDVPVVGGHAGMMILPLLSQVKPLCSFTPPEIEYLTSRIQNGGTEVVEAHAAVKFANACLCMLRGDAGD is encoded by the exons ATGCAGCCTGCTTCCAAGGCCAACCAACACACCACGAGAATCTCCGCTCACCTTCACCCACCTAATTTCCAG ATGGAGGAGAGCTTGGGGTTAATGCATGCGAATTGCCAGGCAAAGGGCACAGCGCTAGGATTCAAAGTTGCGATCCTGGGAGCGGCTGGAGGGATTGGGCAGCCTCTGGCAATGTTGATGAAGATCAACCTGCTCATCTCTGTTCTTCATCtgtatgatgttgtgaataCTCCTGGCATCACCGCTGATATCAGCCACATGGACACCGGTGCAGTG GTCCGCGGATTTCTGGGACAGCAACAGCTGGAGGAAGCCCTTGTTGGAATGGACCTTGTCATCATCCCTGCTGGAGTTCCTAGGAAACCGGGAATGACAAGAGATGACCTGTTCAACATAAATGCCGGAATCGCCAGAACCCTTTGTGAGGGAATTGTCAAATCTTGCCTGAAAGCTATTGTTAACCTGATTAGCAACCCTGTTAATTCCACTGTTCCCATTGCAGCTGAAGTTTTCAAGAGAGCTGGCACTTATGATCCAAAGAGACTGTTGGGTGTGACCATGCTCAATGTAGTTAGAGCAAATACCTTTGTG GCAGAAGTACTGGGTCTTGATCCTAGAGAAGTCGATGTTCCAGTTGTTGGGGGTCATGCAGGAATGATGATTTTACCTCTTTTATCTCAG GTTAAACCACTTTGTTCTTTCACTCCTCCAGAAATTGAGTACCTGACATCACGCATCCAAAATGGCGGGACAGAAGTTGTTGAG GCACATGCTGCTGTGAAGTTTGCCAATGCGTGCCTGTGTATGTTGAGGGGCGATGCTG GTGACTGA
- the LOC108954540 gene encoding malate dehydrogenase, glyoxysomal-like isoform X3, with product MQPASKANQHTTRISAHLHPPNFQMEESLGLMHANCQAKGTALGFKVAILGAAGGIGQPLAMLMKINLLISVLHLYDVVNTPGITADISHMDTGAVVRGFLGQQQLEEALVGMDLVIIPAGVPRKPGMTRDDLFNINAGIARTLSEVFKRAGTYDPKRLLGVTMLNVVRANTFVAEVLGLDPREVDVPVVGGHAGMMILPLLSQVKPLCSFTPPEIEYLTSRIQNGGTEVVEAKAGADSATLYMAHAAVKFANACLCMLRGDAGNFEYAFVASQVTELLFFASKVRLGHTGAEEVLLLGPLNEYEGAGLEKAKKELAESIRKGVSFIKK from the exons ATGCAGCCTGCTTCCAAGGCCAACCAACACACCACGAGAATCTCCGCTCACCTTCACCCACCTAATTTCCAG ATGGAGGAGAGCTTGGGGTTAATGCATGCGAATTGCCAGGCAAAGGGCACAGCGCTAGGATTCAAAGTTGCGATCCTGGGAGCGGCTGGAGGGATTGGGCAGCCTCTGGCAATGTTGATGAAGATCAACCTGCTCATCTCTGTTCTTCATCtgtatgatgttgtgaataCTCCTGGCATCACCGCTGATATCAGCCACATGGACACCGGTGCAGTG GTCCGCGGATTTCTGGGACAGCAACAGCTGGAGGAAGCCCTTGTTGGAATGGACCTTGTCATCATCCCTGCTGGAGTTCCTAGGAAACCGGGAATGACAAGAGATGACCTGTTCAACATAAATGCCGGAATCGCCAGAACCCTTT CTGAAGTTTTCAAGAGAGCTGGCACTTATGATCCAAAGAGACTGTTGGGTGTGACCATGCTCAATGTAGTTAGAGCAAATACCTTTGTG GCAGAAGTACTGGGTCTTGATCCTAGAGAAGTCGATGTTCCAGTTGTTGGGGGTCATGCAGGAATGATGATTTTACCTCTTTTATCTCAG GTTAAACCACTTTGTTCTTTCACTCCTCCAGAAATTGAGTACCTGACATCACGCATCCAAAATGGCGGGACAGAAGTTGTTGAG GCTAAAGCTGGAGCTGACTCGGCAACTCTCTATATG GCACATGCTGCTGTGAAGTTTGCCAATGCGTGCCTGTGTATGTTGAGGGGCGATGCTGGTAATTTTGAGTATGCATTTGTTGCTTCTCAG GTGACTGAGCTTCTGTTCTTTGCATCCAAAGTGCGCCTTGGTCATACTGGGGCTGAGGAGGTTCTGCTTCTTGGCCCATTGAATGAGTACGAAGG AGCAGGCttggaaaaggcaaagaaagagtTAGCAGAGAGCATTCGGAAGGGCGTTTCATTTATCAAGAAGTGA
- the LOC108954540 gene encoding malate dehydrogenase, glyoxysomal-like isoform X1 has protein sequence MQPASKANQHTTRISAHLHPPNFQMEESLGLMHANCQAKGTALGFKVAILGAAGGIGQPLAMLMKINLLISVLHLYDVVNTPGITADISHMDTGAVVRGFLGQQQLEEALVGMDLVIIPAGVPRKPGMTRDDLFNINAGIARTLCEGIVKSCLKAIVNLISNPVNSTVPIAAEVFKRAGTYDPKRLLGVTMLNVVRANTFVAEVLGLDPREVDVPVVGGHAGMMILPLLSQVKPLCSFTPPEIEYLTSRIQNGGTEVVEAHAAVKFANACLCMLRGDAGNFEYAFVASQVTELLFFASKVRLGHTGAEEVLLLGPLNEYEGAGLEKAKKELAESIRKGVSFIKK, from the exons ATGCAGCCTGCTTCCAAGGCCAACCAACACACCACGAGAATCTCCGCTCACCTTCACCCACCTAATTTCCAG ATGGAGGAGAGCTTGGGGTTAATGCATGCGAATTGCCAGGCAAAGGGCACAGCGCTAGGATTCAAAGTTGCGATCCTGGGAGCGGCTGGAGGGATTGGGCAGCCTCTGGCAATGTTGATGAAGATCAACCTGCTCATCTCTGTTCTTCATCtgtatgatgttgtgaataCTCCTGGCATCACCGCTGATATCAGCCACATGGACACCGGTGCAGTG GTCCGCGGATTTCTGGGACAGCAACAGCTGGAGGAAGCCCTTGTTGGAATGGACCTTGTCATCATCCCTGCTGGAGTTCCTAGGAAACCGGGAATGACAAGAGATGACCTGTTCAACATAAATGCCGGAATCGCCAGAACCCTTTGTGAGGGAATTGTCAAATCTTGCCTGAAAGCTATTGTTAACCTGATTAGCAACCCTGTTAATTCCACTGTTCCCATTGCAGCTGAAGTTTTCAAGAGAGCTGGCACTTATGATCCAAAGAGACTGTTGGGTGTGACCATGCTCAATGTAGTTAGAGCAAATACCTTTGTG GCAGAAGTACTGGGTCTTGATCCTAGAGAAGTCGATGTTCCAGTTGTTGGGGGTCATGCAGGAATGATGATTTTACCTCTTTTATCTCAG GTTAAACCACTTTGTTCTTTCACTCCTCCAGAAATTGAGTACCTGACATCACGCATCCAAAATGGCGGGACAGAAGTTGTTGAG GCACATGCTGCTGTGAAGTTTGCCAATGCGTGCCTGTGTATGTTGAGGGGCGATGCTGGTAATTTTGAGTATGCATTTGTTGCTTCTCAG GTGACTGAGCTTCTGTTCTTTGCATCCAAAGTGCGCCTTGGTCATACTGGGGCTGAGGAGGTTCTGCTTCTTGGCCCATTGAATGAGTACGAAGG AGCAGGCttggaaaaggcaaagaaagagtTAGCAGAGAGCATTCGGAAGGGCGTTTCATTTATCAAGAAGTGA
- the LOC108954540 gene encoding malate dehydrogenase, glyoxysomal-like isoform X2 — translation MQPASKANQHTTRISAHLHPPNFQAKGTALGFKVAILGAAGGIGQPLAMLMKINLLISVLHLYDVVNTPGITADISHMDTGAVVRGFLGQQQLEEALVGMDLVIIPAGVPRKPGMTRDDLFNINAGIARTLCEGIVKSCLKAIVNLISNPVNSTVPIAAEVFKRAGTYDPKRLLGVTMLNVVRANTFVAEVLGLDPREVDVPVVGGHAGMMILPLLSQVKPLCSFTPPEIEYLTSRIQNGGTEVVEAKAGADSATLYMAHAAVKFANACLCMLRGDAGNFEYAFVASQVTELLFFASKVRLGHTGAEEVLLLGPLNEYEGAGLEKAKKELAESIRKGVSFIKK, via the exons ATGCAGCCTGCTTCCAAGGCCAACCAACACACCACGAGAATCTCCGCTCACCTTCACCCACCTAATTTCCAG GCAAAGGGCACAGCGCTAGGATTCAAAGTTGCGATCCTGGGAGCGGCTGGAGGGATTGGGCAGCCTCTGGCAATGTTGATGAAGATCAACCTGCTCATCTCTGTTCTTCATCtgtatgatgttgtgaataCTCCTGGCATCACCGCTGATATCAGCCACATGGACACCGGTGCAGTG GTCCGCGGATTTCTGGGACAGCAACAGCTGGAGGAAGCCCTTGTTGGAATGGACCTTGTCATCATCCCTGCTGGAGTTCCTAGGAAACCGGGAATGACAAGAGATGACCTGTTCAACATAAATGCCGGAATCGCCAGAACCCTTTGTGAGGGAATTGTCAAATCTTGCCTGAAAGCTATTGTTAACCTGATTAGCAACCCTGTTAATTCCACTGTTCCCATTGCAGCTGAAGTTTTCAAGAGAGCTGGCACTTATGATCCAAAGAGACTGTTGGGTGTGACCATGCTCAATGTAGTTAGAGCAAATACCTTTGTG GCAGAAGTACTGGGTCTTGATCCTAGAGAAGTCGATGTTCCAGTTGTTGGGGGTCATGCAGGAATGATGATTTTACCTCTTTTATCTCAG GTTAAACCACTTTGTTCTTTCACTCCTCCAGAAATTGAGTACCTGACATCACGCATCCAAAATGGCGGGACAGAAGTTGTTGAG GCTAAAGCTGGAGCTGACTCGGCAACTCTCTATATG GCACATGCTGCTGTGAAGTTTGCCAATGCGTGCCTGTGTATGTTGAGGGGCGATGCTGGTAATTTTGAGTATGCATTTGTTGCTTCTCAG GTGACTGAGCTTCTGTTCTTTGCATCCAAAGTGCGCCTTGGTCATACTGGGGCTGAGGAGGTTCTGCTTCTTGGCCCATTGAATGAGTACGAAGG AGCAGGCttggaaaaggcaaagaaagagtTAGCAGAGAGCATTCGGAAGGGCGTTTCATTTATCAAGAAGTGA